The [Eubacterium] siraeum genome contains a region encoding:
- a CDS encoding fibronectin type III domain-containing protein — protein sequence MTGFKKKLASSALATAMTLTALPVSVFFISTGAAAEGVPSGFAYAQGTRFMLDGSPFYYAGTNCYYLTFKSQEAVDNVFKDAEAMGLKVIRVWGNLDVGVKTGTTDSEGKPVFTNNNDGPGEKDGIYFQYFDKALGKPVTNFGEDGIKKLDYALYQAEKHGIKLLITFTNYWDAFGGMGQYVKWAEELGITGLKKDDFYTNETLKGWYKDYVNGLLNHTNPYTNRKLKDEPSVFAWELSNEPRCSSDAQCKDNILYNWAKEMSEYVKSIDPNHMVSLGDEGFYNKPYGYYDEYTTSNYAFYGAEGVDFEKLMTIDTLDFGTPHLYLDQWGMKHTGTGQDDLLWFKIHGETCAELDKPVILEEFGLTDRTIRDSEYKQWFEVLEGNVYDTVEYAGTNYWMIASYIDGALYPDYDQYTVYGPEGTETESTRQLIMKHAANMTAKNNVNTIVNDKLSFDRADNSDLTVTATMKEGAISGITLDGNALTEGKDFTINNNSVTIKASYLKTLELKNHVFTLNCTAGSSPKFTVNVTDVSIPAPTLDKYIATVDKNLRHYKKVNVGYDKKTSEFRGITVNGKYLKAGTDYTDNGGLVTFSDSFIKSLSEGNVTLVFDFYEGADCEFMLTVTDTSALEDIDTFESYTGDSQLSSAYTMNTSGNDVTVSLVDNANGKAMKFEYNVGSPNGYCGVNRTLSQRNVANYTGVSINLTGDNSGNSFTIQLRDKNNNYFEKQITVNFSGEKTFEIPFEEFIAPSWQSESATLDTTGIVQVAFYAGNGGNTDTGAYIIDDVYFYGEKQEAEGAHLINKTGTFDGSAPATVLTKLVLNGQTISKITCGGKTLDSSTDYSWSGSQVALNTPFMKTLSNGKHEIVYHFSDSTTDTFTLTVINSSVTDDTTVDNVTGFTSTNATDSSLTLAWNKNSKADGYSVEIYKGGKWNEIYNGNSASCTATGLKDSSTYSFRIRAYKTSGDTTYYSNYTRLAAKTADSSVLSPVTSFTCRSATANSVTLGWAANSKADGYSVEIYKGGKWNEIYKGNSASCTAKGLNANSTYTFRIRAYKTSGGSVQYSDYVRLAAKTVESSGVSNVTSFRKISATSSELIIGWAMNNSAEGYIVELYRGGKWTEALRTCTNNTVGFIAGDLKAGATYTFRIRAYKTSGDTVIYSNYTRLAAVTNAK from the coding sequence ATGACAGGTTTTAAGAAAAAACTGGCAAGCTCGGCGCTTGCCACGGCGATGACGCTTACAGCTTTACCTGTATCCGTGTTTTTCATAAGCACGGGTGCGGCGGCTGAGGGTGTTCCGAGCGGATTTGCGTATGCGCAGGGAACAAGATTCATGCTTGACGGAAGCCCGTTCTACTACGCAGGCACAAACTGCTACTACCTTACGTTCAAATCGCAGGAGGCGGTAGACAACGTATTCAAAGACGCAGAGGCGATGGGGCTGAAAGTTATCAGAGTCTGGGGCAACCTTGATGTAGGTGTCAAGACAGGTACGACAGACAGCGAAGGAAAGCCGGTATTTACAAACAACAATGACGGCCCGGGCGAAAAGGACGGAATATATTTTCAGTATTTCGACAAGGCTCTGGGTAAGCCGGTAACAAACTTCGGTGAAGACGGCATAAAGAAGCTCGACTACGCATTATATCAGGCAGAAAAGCACGGTATAAAGCTGCTTATCACCTTTACTAACTACTGGGATGCTTTCGGCGGTATGGGTCAATACGTCAAGTGGGCAGAGGAGCTTGGCATAACCGGACTTAAAAAAGACGACTTCTACACAAACGAAACGCTCAAGGGCTGGTATAAGGATTATGTCAACGGTCTGCTGAACCATACGAACCCGTATACAAACAGAAAGCTGAAGGATGAGCCTTCCGTATTTGCGTGGGAGCTTTCAAACGAGCCGAGATGCAGTTCCGACGCTCAGTGTAAGGACAATATACTTTATAACTGGGCAAAGGAAATGAGCGAATATGTAAAGAGCATCGATCCGAATCACATGGTATCGCTCGGCGACGAGGGCTTTTACAATAAACCTTACGGGTATTACGACGAATATACTACATCCAATTATGCCTTTTACGGTGCAGAGGGCGTTGACTTTGAAAAACTGATGACAATCGACACGCTCGACTTCGGTACTCCTCATCTTTATCTCGATCAGTGGGGAATGAAGCACACAGGCACAGGACAGGACGATCTGCTCTGGTTTAAGATACACGGCGAAACCTGTGCGGAGCTTGACAAGCCCGTTATACTCGAAGAGTTCGGTCTTACAGATAGAACAATCCGTGACAGTGAGTATAAGCAGTGGTTTGAGGTGCTTGAAGGTAATGTCTACGATACGGTCGAATATGCAGGCACAAACTACTGGATGATAGCCTCATACATTGACGGCGCACTTTATCCCGACTATGACCAGTATACCGTTTACGGTCCGGAGGGAACAGAGACCGAAAGCACAAGGCAGCTTATTATGAAGCACGCCGCAAATATGACGGCAAAGAATAACGTCAACACGATAGTAAACGACAAGCTGAGCTTCGACAGAGCGGACAATAGCGACCTTACGGTAACAGCAACTATGAAGGAGGGTGCAATAAGCGGTATAACCCTTGACGGAAATGCGCTTACAGAAGGTAAGGACTTCACGATAAACAATAACTCCGTAACTATAAAGGCAAGCTATCTTAAAACACTTGAGCTTAAAAACCATGTGTTCACGCTTAACTGTACGGCAGGCAGCAGCCCGAAGTTCACAGTAAACGTAACCGATGTATCGATCCCCGCACCGACGCTTGATAAATATATCGCTACAGTTGACAAGAACCTGCGTCACTACAAGAAGGTGAATGTAGGCTATGACAAGAAGACAAGCGAATTCAGAGGTATAACGGTAAACGGCAAATATCTCAAGGCAGGTACGGATTATACAGATAACGGCGGCTTAGTCACATTCTCAGACAGCTTTATAAAATCTCTCAGCGAGGGCAACGTAACGCTCGTGTTCGACTTCTATGAGGGTGCGGATTGTGAATTCATGCTTACCGTAACAGATACATCGGCACTTGAGGATATAGATACTTTTGAAAGCTACACAGGCGATTCTCAGTTAAGCAGTGCATACACGATGAATACAAGCGGAAACGACGTAACGGTTTCGCTTGTTGACAACGCAAACGGCAAAGCGATGAAATTTGAGTACAATGTAGGCTCGCCCAACGGATACTGCGGTGTAAACCGCACGCTGTCACAGCGTAACGTTGCAAATTACACGGGTGTCAGCATAAACCTTACCGGCGACAACAGCGGTAACAGCTTTACTATTCAGCTCAGGGATAAGAACAACAACTATTTTGAAAAACAAATAACGGTCAACTTCTCCGGCGAAAAAACATTTGAGATACCTTTCGAGGAATTTATCGCTCCAAGCTGGCAGTCAGAATCCGCTACACTTGACACAACGGGTATTGTACAGGTCGCATTCTATGCAGGCAATGGCGGTAACACCGACACAGGCGCTTACATAATTGATGATGTATACTTCTACGGCGAAAAGCAGGAAGCCGAGGGCGCACACCTTATCAACAAGACAGGCACATTTGACGGCTCTGCTCCTGCAACTGTACTTACAAAGCTCGTGCTGAACGGTCAGACTATATCAAAGATAACCTGCGGCGGCAAAACGCTTGACAGCAGTACAGACTACTCATGGAGCGGAAGTCAGGTGGCACTCAACACGCCGTTCATGAAGACCCTCTCCAACGGCAAACACGAAATAGTATATCATTTCAGCGACAGCACTACAGACACATTTACTCTCACCGTTATCAATTCCTCGGTAACAGATGATACTACGGTTGATAATGTCACAGGCTTCACAAGCACAAACGCAACCGATTCATCGCTCACTCTTGCGTGGAACAAGAACAGCAAGGCTGACGGCTACTCGGTTGAAATATACAAGGGCGGCAAGTGGAACGAGATATATAACGGCAACTCCGCAAGTTGTACAGCTACAGGACTTAAAGATTCCTCGACCTACTCATTCCGTATAAGAGCATACAAGACCTCGGGCGATACAACGTATTACAGCAACTACACAAGACTTGCCGCTAAAACGGCAGATTCATCCGTACTGAGCCCCGTTACATCATTCACCTGTAGATCCGCAACCGCAAATTCTGTTACACTCGGCTGGGCAGCAAACAGCAAGGCTGACGGCTACTCGGTTGAAATATACAAGGGCGGCAAGTGGAACGAGATATATAAAGGCAACTCCGCAAGTTGTACGGCTAAAGGACTTAACGCTAACTCGACATATACCTTCCGTATAAGAGCGTACAAGACATCCGGCGGATCTGTACAGTACAGCGACTATGTAAGACTTGCCGCTAAAACAGTGGAAAGCTCAGGCGTTTCAAACGTTACATCCTTCAGAAAAATCTCAGCGACATCATCCGAGCTTATAATAGGCTGGGCAATGAACAACTCCGCAGAAGGATATATCGTTGAACTGTACAGGGGCGGCAAATGGACGGAAGCATTAAGAACCTGCACAAATAATACAGTAGGCTTTATAGCGGGCGACCTTAAGGCAGGTGCGACCTACACATTCCGCATAAGAGCATACAAGACCTCAGGCGACACAGTCATCTACAGCAACTACACAAGACTTGCCGCTGTGACAAACGCAAAATAA
- a CDS encoding fibronectin type III domain-containing protein, translating to MNIFKKIPAVIASVAVIVSLSAVAVSANSYVPEVSDVMTEDVSIASVSATKAQREQAQQIIADYIAKNIPNGIADVSKMDKVAAYVASFTYDKSNSDPYLMVLNGSGSDYASAKLAVYMLGEVGLTAKTRYAYSENEEIPMKTATSMATTAVRLGDGSVYLLYIGGDVLGQKTFISQKLNSRFLYKEISKNKYAVYSWIQFDDEVKGYDKATKTVMNIPGYIDGHKIEVIAAEFTRGCIGVSKVTIPNTVTEIKRGAFVYTKRIQSISISSSVKTIAADVFSGNNCLKFTVDSNNKYFQAINGDLYSKDGKTLVSATGSSMTKIPSFVEVIGDDAFCGNDHIVDITIPATVKKISYAAFASCDNLRNVIIEGNGLTTVESRAFQTTKLISLNIPSSVTSFSYDAFNWAEIILVICPDGEISQKLTGNDEIQNLLVDTSGTLTGRTFTKKPTCESDGELKVNFSTGSSKTYTIPKSNLYHDYKVDAIKSETCTNDGCITYRCTVCNSHRTEDTTYATGHSFSSTWTLDKAPTCAEQGSQSRHCTKCDKKTDVIYVSPTGNHTYTAWKTTKNPDCTKPGEQRCSCTVCGKVLTRELDPLGHKYVDTVVDATYDAKGYTLHKCSVCGYSYKSDYTDILVLGYVKNLKVTRQNPKFITLEWSMSTDGSGYEVEQYKGGKWVRISKTDSSANCALTVTNLTPGTSYTFRVRLRKVSGSTVQYGGYTRAVATTALPNTASFTAPQTTSRTITLKWDKNADATGYIIEQYKGGKWTQILKTTGNTTLQCTASSLAPETRYSFRMKSYKKTGSVVVCSDYTNIAATTRIACVSGLTAKSSTVSSVTLSWNKVASATGYVVEIYKGGKWNTVLTTKNNTALSCKVTGLAAGSTYKARIKCYRLTNGAYSFSEYLEADVNTRIANVTGFKASGNTASSITFSWNKNTAATGYIVEIYKGGKWTQILNAKSNTTLTCTATGLSANATYSVRIKSFRKTTATTYFSDYLTFSADTRIPNVTSLTYKADSASQITLSWKRNAAADGYTVEIYRGGKWEQVLCATSNTKLSCKITGLAEGSTYSVRIKSYKVKNGRTVFSEYLKSSATTGLNPVAKLGEQSNSTASSIRFSWARKSCATGYIVEIYKGGKWNLVTKTTSNTVTSCQITNLKAGTSYTFRVRAYLTVNGSTIYSDNVRTVQTTK from the coding sequence ATGAACATTTTCAAGAAAATACCGGCGGTGATAGCGTCTGTTGCGGTTATTGTATCGCTCTCGGCTGTTGCTGTATCGGCAAACAGCTATGTTCCCGAAGTATCCGACGTGATGACGGAAGATGTCAGCATCGCTTCTGTCAGCGCAACAAAAGCACAGCGTGAGCAGGCACAGCAGATAATCGCCGACTATATCGCCAAGAACATACCCAACGGCATTGCGGACGTTTCCAAGATGGATAAGGTTGCGGCGTATGTGGCATCGTTCACTTACGACAAGAGCAATTCCGATCCGTATCTTATGGTGCTGAACGGTTCAGGCAGCGATTATGCCAGCGCAAAACTTGCCGTTTATATGCTGGGTGAGGTAGGTCTGACCGCAAAAACAAGATATGCGTACAGTGAAAATGAAGAGATACCTATGAAAACAGCCACATCTATGGCGACCACTGCGGTAAGGCTCGGTGACGGCTCGGTTTATCTGCTTTATATCGGCGGCGACGTACTCGGTCAGAAAACTTTCATTTCACAGAAGTTGAATTCACGATTCCTTTATAAAGAGATTTCAAAAAACAAATACGCTGTTTATTCGTGGATACAGTTTGACGATGAGGTAAAAGGCTATGACAAGGCTACCAAGACCGTTATGAATATCCCCGGATATATCGACGGTCACAAGATAGAGGTAATAGCAGCAGAGTTTACCAGAGGCTGTATCGGTGTTTCAAAGGTAACCATACCCAATACCGTTACCGAGATCAAGCGTGGCGCTTTCGTTTACACAAAACGCATACAGAGCATTTCTATTTCAAGCTCGGTAAAGACTATAGCCGCCGATGTATTCTCGGGAAACAACTGTCTTAAATTCACTGTTGACAGCAACAACAAGTATTTTCAGGCTATAAACGGCGACCTTTACTCTAAGGACGGCAAAACGCTTGTTTCCGCCACAGGTTCGTCAATGACAAAAATCCCAAGCTTCGTTGAAGTTATCGGCGACGACGCATTCTGCGGAAACGACCATATAGTTGATATCACGATCCCTGCAACCGTCAAGAAGATAAGCTATGCCGCTTTCGCCTCCTGCGACAATTTACGCAATGTTATAATCGAGGGTAACGGACTTACCACTGTCGAATCCAGAGCCTTCCAGACAACAAAACTGATTTCACTCAACATTCCCTCTTCTGTGACCTCTTTCAGCTATGATGCTTTCAACTGGGCTGAAATCATACTTGTGATCTGCCCGGATGGAGAGATTTCACAGAAGCTTACAGGCAACGACGAAATTCAAAACCTGCTTGTTGATACATCAGGCACATTGACCGGCAGAACGTTTACCAAAAAGCCCACCTGTGAAAGTGACGGTGAACTGAAAGTCAATTTTTCAACAGGTTCGTCGAAAACTTATACCATTCCGAAGTCGAATCTTTATCACGACTATAAGGTCGATGCAATAAAGTCGGAAACCTGTACAAATGACGGCTGTATAACTTACCGTTGCACGGTCTGCAATTCCCACAGAACCGAAGATACCACTTATGCCACAGGACACAGCTTTTCATCGACATGGACGCTCGACAAAGCGCCCACCTGCGCCGAGCAAGGCTCGCAGTCACGCCACTGTACGAAGTGCGATAAAAAGACAGATGTAATATATGTTTCCCCCACAGGAAACCATACTTATACCGCCTGGAAAACAACCAAAAATCCCGACTGTACTAAACCCGGTGAGCAACGGTGCAGCTGCACGGTCTGCGGCAAGGTGCTTACAAGAGAGCTTGATCCGTTGGGTCATAAATACGTTGATACCGTGGTCGATGCGACCTATGACGCAAAGGGCTACACCCTGCATAAATGCTCGGTTTGCGGCTATTCCTACAAGTCCGACTACACCGATATTCTCGTTCTCGGCTATGTCAAGAACCTCAAAGTAACCCGTCAAAACCCAAAATTCATAACGCTCGAGTGGTCAATGTCAACCGATGGCAGCGGCTATGAGGTCGAGCAGTACAAGGGCGGCAAATGGGTACGGATTTCCAAGACCGACAGCAGTGCCAATTGCGCTCTCACCGTCACAAATCTTACTCCCGGTACATCCTATACATTCCGTGTAAGACTGCGTAAAGTGTCAGGTTCTACCGTTCAGTACGGCGGTTACACAAGAGCCGTTGCGACTACCGCTTTGCCAAATACAGCCTCGTTCACAGCTCCTCAGACAACAAGCAGGACAATAACGCTCAAATGGGATAAGAATGCCGATGCCACAGGCTATATCATTGAGCAGTACAAGGGCGGAAAATGGACTCAGATTCTAAAGACAACAGGCAACACGACCTTACAATGTACAGCGTCCTCACTCGCTCCCGAAACACGCTATTCATTCCGCATGAAGTCATACAAGAAAACAGGCAGTGTTGTTGTCTGCAGCGATTATACGAATATTGCGGCAACTACAAGAATTGCGTGTGTTTCAGGTCTTACGGCGAAGTCATCAACCGTTTCTTCTGTTACACTTTCGTGGAACAAGGTTGCTTCGGCCACGGGATATGTCGTTGAAATCTATAAGGGCGGAAAGTGGAATACAGTCCTTACCACAAAGAACAACACTGCTCTTTCCTGCAAGGTAACGGGTCTTGCGGCAGGCTCAACATATAAAGCCCGTATCAAGTGCTACCGCCTTACAAACGGTGCGTACTCATTCAGCGAATACCTTGAAGCTGACGTGAACACAAGGATAGCAAACGTTACAGGCTTCAAGGCTTCCGGCAATACAGCATCATCAATAACATTCTCGTGGAATAAGAATACCGCCGCTACAGGCTATATCGTTGAGATTTACAAGGGCGGTAAGTGGACGCAGATTTTAAACGCAAAAAGCAACACAACCCTTACCTGCACAGCAACAGGGCTTTCGGCAAATGCAACATATTCAGTGCGCATAAAGTCCTTCAGGAAGACAACAGCAACCACATATTTCAGCGATTATCTTACGTTCTCAGCCGACACCCGTATACCCAACGTTACAAGCCTTACATATAAAGCGGATTCCGCTTCACAGATAACTCTCAGCTGGAAAAGGAATGCTGCAGCCGACGGATATACAGTAGAAATCTACAGGGGCGGAAAATGGGAGCAGGTGCTGTGTGCAACCTCGAACACAAAGCTTTCCTGTAAGATAACAGGTCTTGCGGAAGGCTCGACCTATTCTGTACGCATAAAAAGCTACAAGGTGAAAAACGGCAGAACCGTATTCAGCGAATATCTGAAAAGCTCCGCTACAACAGGTCTTAACCCCGTTGCAAAGCTTGGGGAGCAGTCAAACAGCACAGCTTCATCAATCCGGTTTTCGTGGGCAAGAAAAAGCTGTGCAACAGGATATATCGTAGAGATCTATAAGGGTGGGAAATGGAATCTTGTAACAAAAACCACCTCAAACACAGTCACCTCCTGCCAGATAACGAATCTTAAGGCAGGTACGTCATATACCTTCCGTGTAAGAGCATATCTTACCGTAAACGGTTCGACAATATACAGTGATAATGTAAGAACGGTGCAGACAACAAAATAA
- a CDS encoding alpha/beta fold hydrolase — protein sequence MDVFLSVLSVAGIILGAVLLIMIISLLLSAILYESVFGKRFEIYDSAHLPDLNDYKGLVNEPVTFPSKRGYKYTGFYYHDESYDSFRGLIVFSHGIFDGQLSYLPEIAYFARRGYKIFAFDNSGSHLSGGKSLRGLPQSAEDLDAALSFVTKTNTLPLYLFGHSWGGYAVSAVHCYHLYDIKAVFVQSGFDRTSEMVLEEGSAMMGRWIYILRAYIKLYERMKYGKAAGYTAHAGIAKATANGTKFLILHSTDDKTISLKNSVLANVEKNDNITLITEKNKGHNSLDSDRAIKHKAQLDTLFETTYPKNQRTNKNRRELFSEKVDKQIYYELDGKLMKLIADFYETAQSGKGFSSAGSQGKKKSHK from the coding sequence GTGGACGTTTTTCTTTCGGTGCTGTCGGTCGCCGGAATCATTCTCGGCGCTGTACTGCTGATAATGATAATATCCCTTCTGCTGTCCGCTATACTTTATGAGAGCGTTTTCGGAAAGCGGTTCGAGATATACGATTCCGCACATCTGCCCGACCTTAACGATTATAAGGGGCTTGTAAATGAGCCGGTCACATTCCCGTCAAAGCGAGGCTATAAGTACACGGGGTTTTACTACCACGATGAAAGCTATGACAGCTTCAGGGGGCTTATAGTTTTCTCACACGGCATATTTGACGGACAGCTCAGCTATCTGCCCGAAATAGCGTATTTTGCAAGACGGGGATACAAGATATTCGCCTTTGACAACAGCGGCAGTCATTTAAGCGGCGGAAAGTCACTGCGTGGGCTTCCTCAGTCGGCGGAGGATCTTGATGCGGCGCTCAGTTTTGTTACCAAAACAAACACGCTTCCGCTGTATCTGTTCGGTCACAGCTGGGGAGGATATGCGGTATCTGCTGTGCATTGCTATCATCTTTATGACATAAAGGCTGTATTCGTACAGAGCGGATTTGACAGAACAAGCGAAATGGTGCTTGAAGAAGGCTCTGCCATGATGGGCAGGTGGATATATATCCTTAGAGCCTATATAAAGCTGTATGAGCGTATGAAATACGGCAAGGCGGCAGGCTACACAGCCCACGCAGGAATAGCGAAAGCAACCGCAAACGGCACTAAGTTCCTTATACTGCACAGCACGGACGATAAGACGATAAGCCTTAAAAACAGCGTGCTTGCAAACGTTGAAAAAAACGATAATATCACTCTTATAACCGAAAAGAACAAGGGTCACAACTCTCTTGACAGCGACAGAGCGATAAAGCACAAGGCACAGCTTGACACGCTTTTTGAAACGACCTATCCGAAAAATCAAAGGACTAACAAGAACAGAAGAGAACTGTTCAGCGAAAAGGTCGATAAGCAAATCTACTACGAGCTTGACGGCAAGCTGATGAAGCTGATAGCCGATTTTTACGAAACGGCTCAGAGTGGGAAGGGTTTCAGCAGTGCGGGGTCGCAGGGGAAAAAGAAAAGTCATAAATAA
- the glmU gene encoding bifunctional UDP-N-acetylglucosamine diphosphorylase/glucosamine-1-phosphate N-acetyltransferase GlmU yields MDNKKYAVILAAGDGKRMKSDKPKVLAEVLFQPMLRWVLDAVKQAGVDNTAVIVGAHKEQVTAYLDTLGEYPAFEQKERLGTGHAVMQAKSFIEKAQAENADILVACGDAPFIDADTITGSYEYHKNSGNDVTVVSAIVDNPTGYGRIIKENDTFKAIVEQKDCDSEQAKVREINSGIYWFKAEKLSGLLDKLGNNNAAGEYYLTDTVAVAEKKGVYTADSTDVVLGANSRSQLAALNEVARKRKLAELMDEGVDIPLSDGIIIGKDVKIGHDTVILPNTIIKGNTVIGNGCEIGPNSYIADCVIEDNVILNNVQAHESKVDSKAKAGPFVHLRPNTHLHSGVKIGDFVEVKNSEVGINTCIAHLTYVGDSDVGKGVNFGCGCVTANYDGIKKYRTTIGDNAFIGCNTNLIAPVTIGDNATTAAGSTITKNVPADSLAVERGQTRIIEHWEKNSKRIKKA; encoded by the coding sequence TTGGATAACAAAAAATACGCAGTAATACTTGCCGCAGGTGATGGCAAAAGAATGAAATCCGACAAGCCGAAGGTTCTTGCCGAGGTACTGTTTCAGCCCATGCTCCGCTGGGTGCTTGACGCTGTAAAGCAGGCCGGAGTTGACAATACCGCAGTTATAGTCGGCGCTCACAAGGAGCAGGTAACGGCTTATCTTGATACGCTCGGCGAATACCCCGCATTTGAGCAGAAGGAAAGGCTCGGTACGGGTCACGCAGTAATGCAGGCAAAATCTTTTATCGAAAAGGCACAGGCTGAAAATGCGGATATACTGGTGGCGTGCGGTGATGCTCCGTTCATTGACGCAGACACCATAACAGGCTCTTATGAGTATCACAAAAACAGCGGCAACGATGTTACGGTAGTTTCCGCTATTGTCGATAATCCCACAGGCTACGGCAGAATAATAAAGGAAAACGATACTTTCAAGGCTATCGTTGAGCAGAAGGACTGCGACAGCGAACAGGCAAAGGTAAGAGAAATAAACTCGGGTATCTACTGGTTCAAAGCGGAAAAGCTGTCCGGACTTTTAGATAAGCTCGGCAACAACAATGCCGCAGGCGAATATTATCTTACCGATACTGTTGCCGTTGCGGAAAAGAAGGGCGTATACACGGCAGACAGCACGGACGTTGTACTCGGTGCAAACAGCCGCAGTCAGCTTGCCGCTCTGAATGAAGTCGCAAGAAAGAGAAAGCTCGCTGAGCTTATGGACGAGGGTGTGGATATTCCTCTGTCGGACGGAATCATAATCGGTAAGGATGTAAAGATCGGTCACGATACGGTTATACTTCCGAATACGATAATCAAGGGAAATACTGTTATCGGTAACGGCTGTGAGATAGGTCCTAACAGCTATATAGCCGACTGCGTTATAGAGGATAATGTTATCCTGAACAACGTACAGGCGCACGAAAGCAAGGTAGATAGCAAGGCTAAGGCTGGTCCGTTTGTACATCTGCGCCCGAATACTCATCTGCACAGCGGTGTAAAGATAGGCGACTTTGTAGAGGTGAAGAACTCGGAGGTCGGCATAAACACCTGCATAGCGCATCTTACATATGTCGGTGACAGCGATGTGGGCAAGGGTGTAAACTTCGGCTGTGGCTGTGTAACGGCAAACTATGACGGTATCAAGAAGTACCGCACCACAATAGGCGACAACGCATTTATCGGCTGTAACACAAATTTGATAGCGCCCGTTACTATCGGGGATAATGCAACTACTGCGGCAGGCTCGACTATCACGAAGAACGTTCCTGCGGATTCTCTTGCGGTGGAACGTGGTCAGACAAGAATTATAGAACACTGGGAAAAGAACAGCAAGCGTATAAAAAAGGCATAA